A portion of the Pseudoxanthomonas sp. JBR18 genome contains these proteins:
- a CDS encoding membrane-bound PQQ-dependent dehydrogenase, glucose/quinate/shikimate family: protein MRVGRWLLALCLCAFGLFLTIGGAWLIALGGSWYYLVAGLLSVGSAVALWRRKASATLWFGALFVITLLFTIWESGLDYWGWVPRFALVLVFAIWFSLLLPGLHAGLSRAKAGGITAVLVAAFLVAGGLAFAPHHVTEASNVPTAGDADFTAQTGSSVDGALPSSDWPAYGGNQATDRYTTATQITPDNVKNLQMAWTAQVGEVPTDGRWGVQNTPLKIGDTLYVCGYLNKVAALDAATGKTKWTFDPGVKATSVPYTPSCRSMAYYTDTGAAPQTPVDRATAPATETSTAAANETPAAPATPVAGAAPQACTSRLIMGTLDGRVIELDPQTGKRCSDFGRNGQVDITVDMGKVYHGYVAISSPPAVIRDTIVVGHETVDGQRAFGPAGVTKAYDVHTGKLKWAWDAADPENTAPRDHDDAYKRGSPDVWTSFTGDDTLGMVYLPVGNASGDYYSSSRTPAEKKYSPSLTALDIETGKPVWTFQNTHNDVWDYDPGASPTLVDYPQKDGTRVPAILFPTKNGEIYVLNRKTGKPLFGVEERPAPQGGYEPSERSKTQPFSKFATVAQPELTPAKTWGLTPIDQLVCRIQYQQADYRGEFTPPSVKHPIIDYPSYNGGIDWGGVALDPARGLIIANYNDMANYNKLVTRAKANALGWHAKDVINDPHADAQAEGAGDPQAGLPVAVDVNAGWQLKYTGMLCTEPPYGGIRAIDIRTGRTVWDRPFGTARKNGPWGISSGLPINIGTPNNGGSVVTKSGLIFIAAATDDLLHAIDINTGKTLWTAPLPAGGQAMPMIYEQNGREYVVITATGHHFMKTKRGNDVVAYALPQR from the coding sequence ATGCGCGTGGGTCGTTGGCTTCTCGCGCTGTGTCTATGCGCATTCGGCCTTTTCCTGACGATTGGCGGCGCTTGGCTGATCGCACTTGGCGGCAGCTGGTATTACCTGGTCGCCGGCCTGCTCAGCGTGGGCAGTGCGGTAGCGCTATGGCGCCGTAAAGCCAGTGCCACGCTCTGGTTTGGCGCGCTGTTCGTAATCACTTTGTTGTTCACGATCTGGGAATCCGGCTTGGACTACTGGGGCTGGGTGCCGCGCTTTGCGCTGGTGCTGGTCTTCGCGATCTGGTTCTCCCTACTGCTGCCGGGGCTGCATGCGGGTTTATCGCGCGCCAAGGCCGGCGGCATCACCGCTGTGCTCGTGGCCGCCTTCCTGGTCGCCGGGGGCCTGGCGTTCGCGCCGCATCACGTGACCGAAGCGTCCAATGTGCCGACGGCCGGCGATGCCGACTTCACCGCCCAGACCGGTTCGAGCGTGGACGGCGCACTGCCTTCGAGCGACTGGCCCGCCTACGGCGGCAACCAGGCGACCGACCGCTACACCACCGCCACCCAGATCACGCCGGACAACGTCAAGAACCTCCAGATGGCCTGGACCGCCCAGGTGGGCGAGGTGCCCACCGATGGTCGCTGGGGCGTCCAGAACACCCCGCTCAAGATCGGCGACACGCTGTATGTGTGCGGTTACCTCAACAAGGTCGCGGCGCTGGATGCGGCAACGGGCAAGACCAAGTGGACCTTCGACCCGGGGGTCAAGGCCACATCCGTGCCTTACACCCCCTCGTGCCGCTCCATGGCCTACTACACCGACACCGGCGCCGCCCCGCAGACACCCGTCGACCGGGCGACGGCTCCGGCGACCGAGACGTCCACAGCGGCCGCGAATGAGACACCTGCCGCACCTGCGACGCCTGTCGCAGGCGCTGCCCCGCAGGCCTGCACGTCCCGCCTGATCATGGGCACCCTGGACGGTCGCGTCATCGAACTCGACCCGCAGACCGGCAAGCGCTGCAGCGACTTCGGCAGAAACGGCCAGGTGGATATCACTGTCGACATGGGCAAGGTTTACCACGGGTATGTGGCCATCTCGAGCCCACCAGCGGTGATCCGCGACACCATCGTGGTGGGGCACGAGACCGTCGATGGCCAGCGTGCCTTCGGCCCGGCCGGGGTAACCAAGGCCTACGACGTGCACACCGGCAAGCTGAAGTGGGCCTGGGACGCGGCCGATCCGGAGAACACCGCACCGCGCGATCACGACGACGCTTACAAGCGTGGTTCGCCGGACGTGTGGACCTCCTTCACCGGCGACGACACGCTGGGCATGGTCTACCTGCCGGTGGGCAATGCTTCGGGCGACTACTACTCCAGTAGCCGCACGCCCGCCGAGAAGAAGTATTCGCCTTCGTTGACGGCGCTGGATATCGAGACCGGCAAGCCGGTGTGGACCTTCCAGAACACCCATAACGATGTGTGGGATTACGACCCGGGCGCGTCACCGACCCTGGTGGACTATCCGCAGAAGGACGGCACCCGGGTGCCGGCGATTCTCTTCCCGACCAAGAACGGGGAGATCTATGTCCTCAACCGCAAGACCGGCAAACCCTTGTTCGGCGTGGAAGAACGTCCGGCACCGCAGGGCGGCTATGAGCCCAGCGAGCGCAGCAAGACCCAGCCGTTCTCCAAGTTTGCCACTGTGGCCCAGCCCGAGCTGACCCCGGCCAAGACCTGGGGCCTGACCCCGATCGACCAGTTGGTGTGCCGCATCCAGTACCAGCAGGCCGACTACCGCGGTGAGTTCACGCCGCCCAGCGTCAAGCACCCGATCATCGATTACCCAAGCTACAACGGTGGCATCGATTGGGGCGGGGTGGCGCTTGATCCGGCCCGCGGCCTGATCATCGCCAACTACAACGACATGGCCAACTACAACAAGCTGGTCACGCGGGCGAAGGCCAATGCGCTGGGCTGGCATGCCAAGGACGTGATCAACGATCCGCACGCCGATGCCCAGGCCGAAGGCGCGGGCGATCCGCAGGCAGGCCTGCCGGTCGCCGTGGACGTCAATGCCGGTTGGCAGCTGAAGTACACCGGCATGCTGTGCACCGAGCCGCCTTACGGCGGGATCCGGGCCATCGACATCCGCACCGGTCGCACCGTGTGGGACCGCCCCTTCGGCACCGCCCGCAAGAACGGCCCTTGGGGCATCTCCAGTGGCTTGCCGATCAATATCGGCACGCCCAACAACGGCGGCTCGGTGGTGACCAAGTCCGGCCTGATCTTCATCGCCGCAGCGACCGATGACCTGCTGCACGCGATCGACATCAACACCGGCAAGACCCTGTGGACCGCGCCGCTCCCGGCCGGGGGCCAGGCCATGCCGATGATCTACGAGCAGAACGGCCGCGAGTACGTGGTCATCACCGCCACCGGTCACCACTTCATGAAGACCAAGCGTGGCAACGACGTGGTCGCCTACGCGCTGCCTCAGCGCTGA
- a CDS encoding formate dehydrogenase subunit gamma yields MGKRSRHIESVTEVVPALEDALAGPVEAAIAEHRDRPGALLPILHAVQDALGHVPEGAVAPIAAALNMTRADVHGVVSFYHHYRSAPPGAHLVQVCRAEACQSMGARALEAHARARLGLAAGAHHSADGRFTLEPVYCLGNCALSPAMLLDGQLHGRVTPGRFDALLATCETTEEHAA; encoded by the coding sequence ATGGGCAAGCGCTCTAGGCATATCGAATCAGTGACCGAAGTGGTCCCGGCGCTGGAGGACGCGTTGGCCGGTCCGGTGGAGGCGGCCATCGCCGAACATCGCGACCGTCCCGGCGCACTGCTGCCGATCCTGCATGCGGTGCAGGACGCATTGGGCCATGTCCCCGAAGGCGCGGTGGCGCCGATCGCCGCCGCGCTCAACATGACCCGGGCCGACGTGCACGGCGTGGTGAGCTTCTACCACCACTACCGCAGCGCGCCGCCAGGCGCACACCTGGTGCAGGTGTGCCGGGCCGAGGCGTGCCAGTCGATGGGCGCCCGGGCGCTGGAAGCCCACGCCCGCGCCCGGCTCGGGCTTGCGGCCGGCGCACATCACAGCGCCGATGGTCGCTTCACCCTGGAACCGGTGTATTGCCTGGGCAACTGCGCCCTGTCGCCGGCGATGTTGCTGGACGGGCAGTTGCACGGGCGGGTGACGCCGGGCCGCTTCGATGCCTTGCTGGCCACTTGTGAAACGACCGAGGAGCACGCCGCATGA
- a CDS encoding VOC family protein: protein MIPKNLICLWYDGTALEAAEFYTRTFPDSHLGPVHRAPSDFPSGKAGDVLTVEFTVVGIPCLGLNGGPMFKHSEAFSFQVATEDQAETDRLWNAIVDNGGQESDCGWCKDRWGLSWQITPRALTEGVTDADPAVARRVFEAMMTMRKIDVARIQAARRG, encoded by the coding sequence GTGATCCCCAAGAACCTGATCTGCCTGTGGTACGACGGCACCGCGCTGGAAGCGGCCGAGTTCTACACCAGGACCTTCCCCGACAGCCACCTCGGCCCGGTGCATCGGGCGCCATCGGACTTTCCGTCCGGCAAGGCGGGTGACGTACTGACCGTGGAGTTCACCGTGGTCGGCATCCCGTGCCTGGGGCTCAATGGCGGCCCGATGTTCAAGCACAGCGAGGCGTTCTCGTTCCAGGTCGCCACCGAGGACCAAGCCGAAACCGATCGGCTATGGAACGCGATCGTGGACAACGGCGGACAGGAGAGCGACTGCGGCTGGTGCAAGGACCGCTGGGGCCTGTCGTGGCAGATCACCCCGCGCGCCCTGACCGAAGGCGTGACCGATGCGGACCCGGCTGTTGCCAGGCGCGTGTTCGAGGCGATGATGACGATGCGCAAGATCGACGTGGCCCGGATCCAAGCCGCGCGACGCGGCTGA
- the dapA gene encoding 4-hydroxy-tetrahydrodipicolinate synthase yields the protein MTTSHAPLRGSIVALVTPMHQDGSVDYAALRKLVDWHVAEGTDCIGVVGTTGESPTVDVDEHCEIIRVAVEQAAGRVPVMAGCGGNSTAEAIALAKFAREVGADSQLQVVPYYNKPGQEGQYRHFAAIAEATGDLPIILYNVPGRTVADLQHDTVLRLAQLPGIVGIKEATGNIERAQWLIREAPEGFSIYSGDDGTAVALMLCGGHGNVSVTANVAPRLMHALCMAAIAGDAATAMAIQMRLLPLHRQLFVEANPIPVKWAVSRLGHCGGALRLPMTELEPANQAKVESALREAGVLQ from the coding sequence ATGACCACTTCCCACGCCCCCCTGCGCGGCAGCATCGTCGCGCTCGTCACCCCCATGCACCAGGACGGCAGCGTCGACTACGCCGCCTTGCGCAAACTGGTGGACTGGCACGTGGCCGAAGGCACCGATTGCATCGGCGTGGTCGGCACCACCGGCGAGTCGCCCACGGTGGACGTGGACGAGCACTGCGAGATCATCCGCGTCGCCGTCGAGCAGGCCGCGGGGCGCGTGCCGGTGATGGCCGGCTGTGGCGGCAATTCGACCGCCGAGGCGATCGCGTTGGCGAAGTTCGCGCGCGAGGTCGGCGCCGACAGCCAACTGCAGGTGGTGCCGTACTACAACAAGCCCGGGCAGGAAGGGCAGTACCGCCACTTCGCCGCCATCGCCGAAGCCACCGGCGACCTGCCGATCATCCTGTACAACGTGCCCGGCCGCACCGTCGCCGATCTGCAGCACGACACCGTGCTGCGCCTGGCCCAGCTGCCGGGCATCGTCGGCATCAAGGAAGCCACCGGGAATATCGAACGTGCGCAGTGGCTGATCCGCGAGGCGCCGGAGGGCTTCTCGATCTACTCCGGCGATGACGGCACCGCCGTGGCGCTGATGCTCTGTGGTGGCCATGGCAATGTAAGCGTTACTGCCAACGTCGCCCCGCGCCTGATGCATGCGTTGTGCATGGCCGCCATCGCCGGCGATGCCGCCACCGCCATGGCGATCCAGATGCGGCTGCTGCCGCTGCACAGGCAGCTGTTCGTGGAGGCCAACCCGATCCCGGTGAAGTGGGCCGTCTCGCGCCTGGGCCATTGCGGTGGTGCGCTGCGTCTGCCCATGACCGAGTTGGAGCCGGCCAACCAGGCCAAGGTCGAGTCCGCCCTGCGCGAGGCCGGCGTGCTGCAATAA
- a CDS encoding OFA family MFS transporter has translation MASTPDLVAGTRGAAPSLMSKERIIAGAGFNRWLVPPAALAIHLCIGMAYGFSVFWLPMTKLLAGADGAAASCANLGVLGELTTTTCNWSVPMVSIVFTLFIAMLGISAAIWGGWLEHAGPRKAGFIAALCWGGGMILGGIGVYVHQLWLVWLGCGILGGVGQGLGYITPVSTLIKWFPDRRGMATGFAIMGYGGGALVGAPLAVWLMGHFNAGGGNGVATTLMVMGAIYFLVMSAGAFGFRVAPDGWRPAGWTPPASDKAARMVTQRHVHLSKAWRTPQFWLIWGVLCLNVTAGIGVIAMASPMLQEVFGGGLLGLPAGTELSTEQKAAVAAAAAGLVGLISLFNSLGRLFWASLSDFIGRKTTYFVFFVLGMALYCLMPTLGHLGYAALFVVAVCVVLTMYGGGFATIPAYLADIFGTQMVGAIHGRLLTAWSVAGIIGPVLITNLRQFQLDRGMAPNLVYDTTLYILAGLLLVGFVCNLLVRPVNEKHYMSEEELAAERALAKTATPGAGTEQVARGGFGLGGMLAWLAVGVPFLIGVWIALKKAAALFM, from the coding sequence ATGGCGAGCACACCAGACTTAGTTGCAGGGACCCGCGGCGCAGCGCCGAGCCTGATGTCCAAGGAACGCATCATCGCCGGCGCGGGCTTCAACCGCTGGCTGGTGCCTCCGGCCGCGCTGGCCATCCATCTGTGCATCGGCATGGCCTACGGCTTCAGCGTGTTCTGGCTGCCGATGACCAAGCTGCTGGCCGGCGCCGATGGCGCGGCCGCCAGCTGCGCCAACCTGGGGGTGCTGGGTGAGCTGACCACCACCACCTGCAACTGGTCGGTGCCGATGGTGAGCATCGTGTTCACGCTGTTCATCGCGATGCTGGGTATCTCGGCGGCCATCTGGGGCGGCTGGCTGGAGCATGCCGGCCCGCGCAAGGCCGGCTTCATCGCGGCGCTGTGCTGGGGCGGCGGCATGATCCTGGGCGGCATCGGCGTCTACGTGCACCAACTGTGGCTGGTATGGCTGGGCTGCGGCATCCTCGGCGGCGTGGGGCAGGGCCTGGGCTACATCACCCCGGTGTCCACGCTGATCAAGTGGTTCCCCGACCGGCGCGGTATGGCCACCGGCTTTGCGATCATGGGCTACGGCGGTGGCGCGCTGGTCGGCGCGCCGTTGGCGGTGTGGTTGATGGGCCACTTCAACGCCGGTGGCGGCAACGGCGTGGCGACCACGCTGATGGTGATGGGCGCGATCTACTTCCTGGTGATGAGCGCCGGCGCGTTCGGCTTCCGCGTGGCCCCCGATGGCTGGCGCCCGGCCGGCTGGACTCCGCCGGCCAGCGACAAGGCCGCGCGCATGGTCACCCAGCGCCACGTGCACCTGTCCAAGGCTTGGCGCACCCCACAGTTCTGGCTGATCTGGGGCGTGCTGTGCCTCAATGTGACCGCCGGCATCGGCGTGATCGCGATGGCCTCGCCGATGTTGCAGGAGGTGTTTGGCGGCGGCCTGCTGGGCCTGCCGGCCGGCACCGAGTTGAGTACCGAGCAGAAGGCGGCGGTGGCTGCGGCGGCGGCCGGGCTGGTTGGCCTGATCAGCCTGTTCAACAGCCTGGGGCGGTTGTTCTGGGCCTCGCTGTCGGACTTCATCGGGCGCAAGACCACCTATTTCGTGTTCTTCGTGCTGGGCATGGCGCTGTACTGCCTGATGCCCACGCTGGGACACCTGGGTTACGCGGCGCTGTTCGTGGTGGCCGTGTGCGTGGTGCTGACCATGTATGGCGGCGGCTTTGCCACCATCCCGGCGTACCTGGCCGATATCTTCGGGACGCAGATGGTCGGCGCGATCCACGGTCGCTTGCTCACCGCCTGGTCGGTGGCCGGCATCATCGGCCCGGTGCTGATCACCAACCTGCGTCAGTTCCAGCTGGACCGCGGCATGGCGCCCAACCTGGTCTACGACACCACGCTCTACATCCTGGCCGGCCTGCTGCTGGTGGGCTTCGTCTGCAACCTGCTGGTCCGCCCGGTCAACGAGAAGCACTACATGAGCGAGGAGGAACTGGCCGCCGAGCGCGCGCTGGCCAAGACCGCAACCCCCGGCGCCGGGACCGAGCAGGTGGCCCGTGGCGGCTTCGGGCTGGGCGGGATGCTGGCGTGGCTGGCGGTGGGCGTGCCGTTCCTGATCGGCGTGTGGATCGCCCTGAAGAAGGCCGCGGCACTGTTCATGTAG
- a CDS encoding substrate-binding domain-containing protein produces MYKVGIRPQWSVQTVDGRELPARLIELLVAVRASGSLAAASREIGLSYRYAWGLLRQAQALFGVPLLRSQRGRGAVLTPLGERLVWADNRIAARLSPMLDSLATELEAELSRNLTCETTPLRLHASHGFGVEMLRKTLAAADQPLDLKYRSPDDALTALRAGACDLAGLHLPIGGLEGELLRHYLDRLDPLGDRVIHLAMRRQGLVVAPGNPKRLRVLSDLLRDDVRFIHRQPGSGTRLLLECMLAREGLPLSAIHGCDAEELTHAAVAAYVASGLADVGLALEPPARRYGLDFVPLITEHYFFLCQARSLDDHQLQPVLDLLRSDGFRHELGQLPGYDPSYCGTVQMLGDAFPSMAERKPVPTLP; encoded by the coding sequence ATGTACAAGGTCGGCATCCGCCCGCAGTGGAGCGTTCAGACCGTCGACGGTCGGGAGTTGCCCGCGCGCCTGATCGAACTGCTGGTCGCCGTGCGCGCGTCCGGTTCGCTGGCGGCGGCGAGCCGCGAGATCGGCCTGTCCTATCGCTATGCCTGGGGACTGCTGCGCCAGGCCCAGGCCCTGTTCGGCGTACCGCTGCTGCGCTCGCAGCGTGGACGTGGCGCCGTGCTGACCCCGCTGGGCGAGCGTCTGGTCTGGGCGGACAACCGCATCGCTGCGCGCCTGTCGCCCATGCTCGACAGCCTGGCCACCGAACTGGAGGCCGAGTTGTCGCGCAACCTGACCTGCGAGACCACGCCACTGCGCCTGCATGCCTCGCATGGCTTCGGCGTGGAGATGCTGCGCAAGACCCTGGCCGCCGCCGACCAGCCCCTGGACCTGAAGTACCGCAGCCCGGACGACGCCCTGACCGCGCTGCGTGCCGGCGCCTGCGACCTGGCAGGCCTGCACCTGCCCATCGGCGGCCTGGAGGGCGAATTGCTGCGTCATTACCTGGACCGGCTGGATCCGCTCGGGGACCGGGTCATCCACCTGGCCATGCGGCGGCAGGGATTGGTGGTGGCGCCTGGCAACCCCAAGCGCCTGCGCGTGCTCAGCGACCTGCTGCGTGATGATGTGCGCTTCATCCATCGCCAGCCGGGCTCGGGCACGCGCCTGTTGCTGGAATGCATGCTGGCCCGCGAGGGCCTGCCCCTGTCGGCGATCCACGGCTGCGATGCCGAGGAACTGACCCATGCCGCGGTCGCCGCGTATGTGGCCAGCGGCCTGGCCGACGTGGGCCTGGCGCTGGAACCGCCGGCGCGCCGCTACGGGCTGGATTTCGTGCCGTTGATCACCGAGCACTACTTCTTCCTGTGTCAGGCGCGCAGCCTGGATGACCATCAACTGCAGCCGGTACTGGACCTGCTACGCAGCGACGGCTTCCGACACGAGCTGGGACAGTTGCCTGGCTACGACCCCAGCTACTGCGGCACGGTGCAGATGCTGGGCGATGCCTTCCCGTCGATGGCCGAGCGCAAACCCGTACCCACCCTCCCGTAG
- a CDS encoding formate dehydrogenase beta subunit, translating to MSITVYVPGDAAAVSVGADAVAAAITREAQARGLDVRVVRNGSRGLLWLEPLVEVATPQGRVAYAPVGEGDIAGLFQAGWLEGGAHALRLGDITQHPYFRDQRRVSFARVGVIDPVDVDDYAAHGGWAGLKRALALEPAKVVETVTASGLRGRGGAAFPTGIKWQTVHDAHALQKYIVCNADEGDSGTFSDRMLMEGDPLCLVEGMTIAGLAVGATQGYIYLRSEYPHAWRTLNAAIAQAYAAGWLGADIAGSGRRFDLEVRLGAGAYICGEETSLLESLEGKRGQVRFKPPLPALKGLFGKPTVINNVITFSAVPAILADGAPAYHDYGTGRSRGTLPLQLAGNIAHGGLVEVPFGLTLRQVLYDYGGGSASGRPIRAVQVGGPLGAYLPESLFDTPLDYEAFAKVGGMLGHGGIVVFDDTVDMLEQARYAMEFCAIESCGKCTPCRIGSTRGVEVIDRFATHGAVQEALLRDLCQTMLHGSLCALGGLTPYPVLSALDHFPEDFDRVRQSDAA from the coding sequence ATGAGCATTACGGTGTATGTGCCAGGCGACGCCGCCGCGGTCTCGGTCGGCGCCGATGCCGTGGCCGCCGCCATCACCCGCGAGGCCCAGGCCCGCGGCCTGGACGTGCGTGTGGTCCGCAATGGCTCGCGTGGGCTGCTGTGGCTGGAACCGCTGGTCGAAGTCGCCACGCCCCAGGGGCGGGTGGCCTATGCGCCGGTGGGCGAGGGGGATATCGCGGGCCTGTTCCAGGCCGGATGGCTGGAGGGCGGCGCCCATGCCCTGCGTCTGGGCGATATCACCCAGCATCCGTATTTCCGCGACCAGCGGCGGGTGTCCTTCGCCCGCGTCGGCGTGATCGATCCGGTGGATGTGGACGACTACGCCGCCCATGGCGGCTGGGCCGGGCTCAAGCGCGCGTTGGCGCTGGAGCCGGCGAAGGTCGTGGAGACGGTGACCGCCTCCGGCCTGCGCGGGCGCGGCGGTGCGGCGTTCCCGACCGGGATCAAGTGGCAGACCGTGCACGATGCCCACGCCCTGCAGAAATACATCGTCTGCAATGCCGACGAAGGCGACTCGGGCACGTTCTCCGACCGCATGCTGATGGAGGGCGACCCGCTGTGCCTGGTCGAAGGCATGACCATCGCCGGCTTGGCGGTCGGGGCGACCCAGGGCTACATCTACCTGCGCAGCGAGTACCCGCACGCCTGGCGCACGCTCAATGCCGCCATCGCCCAGGCCTACGCGGCGGGCTGGCTGGGCGCGGACATCGCCGGCTCCGGGCGGCGCTTCGACCTGGAGGTGCGCCTGGGCGCCGGGGCCTACATCTGCGGCGAGGAGACCTCGCTGTTGGAGAGCCTGGAAGGCAAGCGCGGACAGGTGCGTTTCAAACCGCCGCTGCCGGCGCTCAAGGGTCTGTTCGGCAAGCCCACCGTGATCAACAACGTGATCACCTTCTCGGCGGTGCCCGCGATCCTGGCCGATGGCGCGCCGGCCTACCACGACTACGGGACTGGCCGCTCGCGCGGCACGCTGCCATTGCAGCTGGCGGGCAACATCGCCCACGGCGGGCTGGTCGAGGTGCCGTTCGGGCTGACCCTGCGCCAGGTGCTGTACGACTACGGCGGCGGTTCGGCCAGCGGCCGGCCGATCCGCGCGGTACAGGTCGGCGGCCCGCTGGGCGCCTATCTGCCCGAATCGCTGTTCGACACGCCGCTGGACTACGAGGCCTTTGCCAAGGTCGGCGGCATGCTCGGCCATGGCGGCATCGTGGTGTTCGACGACACCGTGGACATGCTCGAACAGGCCCGCTACGCCATGGAGTTCTGTGCGATCGAGTCCTGCGGCAAGTGCACGCCGTGCCGAATCGGCTCCACCCGCGGGGTGGAGGTCATCGACCGCTTCGCCACGCATGGCGCGGTGCAGGAGGCGCTGTTGCGCGACCTGTGCCAGACCATGCTGCACGGCTCGCTGTGCGCGCTGGGGGGGCTGACGCCGTACCCGGTGCTCAGCGCCCTGGATCATTTCCCCGAAGACTTCGACCGCGTCCGCCAGTCCGACGCGGCCTGA